A stretch of Dietzia lutea DNA encodes these proteins:
- a CDS encoding 3-hydroxybutyryl-CoA dehydrogenase produces the protein MSSSRDAATDAGRITRVGVVGAGQMGSGIAEVCARAHVDVLVWEPTRELTTIGRSRILQSLDRGVSSGKITEREREQAALRLRFTTDLGDFCDRQLVIEAVVEDEAAKSAVFRQLDEVITDPGAVLATNTSAIPVSALGGCTARPERVLGMHFFNPVPVLPLVELVSTPETGTAVRDRAEAFAEQVLGKQVVHSADHAGAVVNALLVPYLLSAIRMAASGHATAEDIDRAMVLGCAHPMGPLALADHVGLDTVKLIAEAMHAEFGEPLYSPPPLLVSMVESGRLGRKTGQGFHSYPAPRAMARAAR, from the coding sequence ATGAGCAGCAGCCGCGACGCCGCGACGGACGCGGGACGGATCACCCGCGTCGGCGTGGTGGGGGCCGGGCAGATGGGCTCGGGCATCGCCGAGGTCTGCGCCCGCGCCCACGTGGACGTCCTCGTGTGGGAGCCCACCCGCGAGCTCACCACCATCGGCCGCTCGCGGATCCTGCAGTCCCTCGACCGCGGGGTGTCCTCGGGCAAGATCACCGAACGCGAACGCGAACAGGCCGCCCTGCGGCTGCGCTTCACCACCGACCTGGGCGATTTCTGCGACCGCCAACTCGTGATCGAGGCGGTCGTCGAGGACGAGGCCGCCAAGTCCGCCGTGTTCCGGCAGCTCGACGAGGTCATCACCGACCCGGGGGCCGTGCTGGCCACCAACACCTCAGCCATCCCCGTCAGCGCCCTCGGCGGGTGCACCGCCCGCCCCGAACGCGTGCTCGGCATGCACTTCTTCAACCCCGTCCCCGTGCTCCCGCTGGTCGAGCTGGTGAGCACCCCCGAGACCGGCACCGCCGTCCGCGACCGCGCCGAGGCGTTCGCCGAACAGGTCCTCGGCAAGCAGGTCGTGCACTCCGCCGACCACGCCGGCGCCGTGGTCAACGCGCTGCTCGTGCCGTATCTGCTCTCCGCCATCCGGATGGCGGCGTCCGGCCACGCCACCGCCGAGGACATCGACCGGGCCATGGTCCTCGGCTGCGCCCACCCCATGGGGCCGCTCGCCCTGGCCGACCACGTGGGGCTCGACACGGTCAAGCTGATCGCCGAGGCGATGCACGCCGAATTCGGTGAGCCGCTGTACTCGCCGCCACCGCTGCTCGTGAGCATGGTCGAGTCGGGTCGGCTGGGTCGGAAGACGGGCCAGGGGTTCCACAGCTATCCCGCGCCCCGGGCGATGGCCCGCGCCGCGCGCTGA